One Fulvia fulva chromosome 12, complete sequence genomic region harbors:
- a CDS encoding ABC multidrug transporter atrG → MSLVGNFAFGNYDRTAENSGAGNAATGFIRRSSVTDQDPEGAMHSTERRPSFAKFGGRRRSSASTAQRPGVGRKPSEHIQSGDPTYERNVDQRDVEKQGLEPYEDATPEKKFESDEESQTKSDRQIATLARSLTQQSTWSAVPSNPFTAEEGSELDPSSDKFRARTWVKSMIKMNKEDGTTPSRTGGVAFRGLSAHGFGAATDYQKDVGNVWLEAFGLVKKALGMAKPRRIDILRDFDGLVESGEMLVVLGPPGSGCSTFLKTITGEIHGFEVDEKSHLNYQGIPAKHMHKYFRGEAIYTAEVDVHFPMLTVGDTLTFAARARAPRTPPGGVSKHHWAEHLRDVVMATFGISHTINTRVGNDFVRGVSGGERKRVSIAEAALSGAPIQAWDNSTRGLDSANAIEFCKTVRLSAELAGCCALVAIYQAPQQAYEQFDKAIVLYEGRQIFFGRTDEARAYFEEMGFVCPGRQTTADFLTSMTSSQERVVRQGYEDKVPRTPDEFAARWKNSPERKQLIQDIEAYDKRYPFEGEAYQQFVASRKAQQGKGQRLKSPYTLSYVQQVQLCLWRGFRRLVGDPELTYTQLFGNFAMALILGSVFFNLQNDTNSFFQRGAVLFFAVLINAFGSALEILTLYAQRPIVEKHSRYALYHPSAEAFASMLTDMPYKIANAIIFNITLYFMVNLRREPGVFFFFLFVSFLTTLTMSMFFRTIAATSRTLSQAMAPAAILILAIVIFTGFAIPTDYMLGWCRWINYLDPVAYGFESLMINEFSGQDYECSARVPTYGTLDNQSQVCSAVGSQAGLSYVEGTNYIESAYSYYPGHKWRNVGIIIAFMIFLMCTYLAATEFISAKKSKGEVLLFQKGHIPRALKEKKNDEETADAGRNDSNALEKQQSYTEATDIILKQTAIFSWKDVCYDIKIKSEERRILDHVDGWVKPGTLTALMGVSGAGKTTLLDVLATRVTMGVISGDMLVDGRQRDSSFQRKTGYVQQQDLHLQTSTVREALNFSALLRQPKSTPKAAKLEYVNEVIKLLDMEEYADAVVGVPGEGLNVEQRKRLTIGVELAAKPELLLFLDEPTSGLDSQTSWAICDLMEKLKNSGQAILCTIHQPSAMLFQRFDRLLFLAKGGRTVYFGDVGENSHILSAYFERNGGHKCPADANPAEWMLEVIGAAPGTTTDIDWHQVWRNSPEYREVQEHLAYLASERPKQTEPSSNENDAESYREFAAPFGEQLMQVTIRVFQQYWRTPSYIYSKTALCLFSALFIGFIFYNAPVTHQGLQNQMFSIFMTFTIFGQLVQQIMPHFVTQRALYEVRERPSKTYSWQSFMISNIAVELPWNALMAVIMFFCYYYPVGLYNNAASTGATHERGALFFLFMLEFLLFTSSFTNMIIAGMDSAETGGNIANLMFTLCLIFCGVLATPESLPGFWIFMYRISPFTYLVGGFLATGIANTAVTCADNEFLTFQPGQAGQTCIDYMRDYIADFGGYLQNDQATSDCQYCSYDDSNVFLQSVNIDYADRWRNFGILWAFIIFNIFAAVFFYWLVRVPKKAGRGKKEKKA, encoded by the exons ATGTCCCTCGTGGGCAACTTTGCCTTCGGCAACTATGACCGCACAGCAGAGAACTCTGGTGCTGGCAATGCCGCTACTGGATTCATTCGACGCTCCAGCGTGACAGACCAAGATCCCGAGGGAGCGATGCATTCGACAGAACGAAGGCCCAGCTTCGCCAAGTTTGGAGGACGAAGACGATCCTCCGCCAGCACAGCACAGCGACCTGGTGTCGGCCGGAAACCCTCAGAACACATCCAAAGTGGCGACCCGACGTACGAACGCAATGTGGACCAACGAGATGTCGAAAAGCAAGGTCTCGAACCCTACGAGGACGCTACCCCGGAGAAGAAGTTTGAATCAGACGAGGAGTCGCAAACCAAGTCAGATCGCCAAATCGCCACTCTTGCACGATCCTTGACCCAGCAATCGACGTGGAGCGCAGTACCGTCGAATCCTTTCACAGCAGAAGAAGGATCCGAGCTGGATCCCAGCTCGGACAAGTTCAGAGCAAGGACATGGGTGAAGAGTATGATCAAGATGAACAAGGAGGACGGTACAACACCTTCGAGAACCGGCGGTGTTGCATTCCGCGGCCTCAGTGCACATGGTTTCGGTGCAGCAACCGATTACCAGAAGGATGTCGGCAACGTCTGGCTTGAGGCATTTGGTCTTGTCAAGAAAGCACTGGGCATGGCGAAGCCAAGGAGAATCGACATTCTGCGCGACTTCGATGGCCTCGTCGAAAGCGGAGAGATGTTGGTAGTTCTGGGCCCGCCTGGATCTGGTTGTTCCACTTTCCTCAAGACCATCACTGGAGAGATCCATGGATTTGAGGTTGACGAGAAGTCACATCTCAACTACCAGGGTATCCCAGCGAAGCACATGCACAAGTACTTCCGGGGTGAAGCGATCTACACTGCCGAAGTCGACGTGCACTTTCCCATGCTGACTGTCGGCGATACCCTGACGTTCGCTGCACGAGCACGAGCACCGAGAACACCTCCCGGTGGAGTGAGCAAGCACCACTGGGCTGAGCATCTACGAGATGTGGTCATGGCTACATTCGGTATCAGTCACACTATCAACACGCGAGTCGGAAACGACTTCGTACGTGGTGTCTCTGGTGGTGAGAGAAAGCGTGTCTCCATCGCCGAAGCAGCACTTAGCGGTGCACCGATCCAGGCATGGGACAACTCTACTCGTGGTCTCGACTCTGCCAACGCCATCGAATTCTGTAAGACTGTCCGCTTAAGTGCCGAGCTTGCAGGATGCTGTGCGCTTGTCGCAATCTACCAGGCACCACAGCAAGCATACGAGCAGTTCGACAAGGCGATCGTGCTGTATGAGGGTCGTCAAATCTTCTTCGGCCGAACAGACGAGGCTCGTGCTTATTTCGAGGAGATGGGTTTCGTATGCCCAGGTCGACAAACTACTGCCGACTTCCTCACCTCCATGACATCCTCGCAGGAGCGTGTCGTCCGCCAGGGCTACGAAGACAAAGTGCCACGCACACCGGACGAATTCGCGGCACGATGGAAGAACAGCCCAGAGCGGAAGCAACTGATCCAGGACATCGAGGCCTACGACAAGCGGTATCCCTTCGAAGGCGAGGCCTACCAGCAATTCGTCGCCAGCCGAAAGGCACAGCAAGGCAAGGGTCAGCGGCTGAAGTCGCCATACACGCTTTCCTACGTACAGCAGGTCCAACTATGTCTCTGGCGTGGCTTCCGCCGTCTGGTTGGAGATCCAGAACTCACTTACACACAACTCTTCGGCAACTTCGCAATGGCTCTCATCCTCGGCTCCGTCTTCTTCAACCTCCAGAATGACACCAACTCGTTCTTCCAACGCGGTGCGGTACTCTTCTTCGCTGTCTTGATCAACGCCTTCGGTTCCGCATTGGAGATTCTCACACTTTACGCCCAGCGACCCATCGTCGAGAAGCACTCCCGCTATGCGCTGTATCATCCATCTGCAGAAGCTTTCGCATCTATGCTGACGGACATGCCGTACAAGATCGCCAACGCCATCATCTTCAACATCACGCTGTACTTCATGGTCAACCTTCGCCGTGAGCCCGGAGTATTCTTCTTCTTCCTGTTCGTCAGTTTCCTGACTACCTTGACGATGAGTATGTTCTTTCGGACCATCGCCGCTACGTCGAGAACCCTGTCGCAAGCCATGGCGCCCGCAGCAATCCTCATTCTGGCTATCGTGATCTTTACCGGTTTCGCCATCCCGACAGATTACATGCTCGGCTGGTGCAGGTGGATCAACTACCTCGACCCAGTTGCATATGGATTCGAGTCACTAATGATCAACGAATTTTCTGGCCAGGACTACGAATGCAGTGCACGTGTACCAACCTATGGCACGCTGGACAACCAGTCTCAGGTGTGCTCGGCTGTTGGATCGCAGGCAGGATTGTCTTACGTGGAGGGCACCAACTACATTGAGTCTGCATACAGCTACTACCCAGGTCACAAGTGGAGGAACGTCGGTATCATCATCGCATTCATGATCTTCCTCATGTGCACATACCTCGCCGCTACGGAGTTCATCAGCGCCAAGAAGTCCAAGGGTGAAGTCCTTCTCTTCCAGAAAGGCCACATCCCACGTGCCCtcaaggagaagaagaatgACGAGGAGACTGCCGATGCTGGTCGCAACGATTCGAATGCTCTCGAGAAGCAACAAAGCTACACCGAGGCTACCGACATCATCCTTAAGCAGACTGCCATATTCAGCTGGAAGGATGTCTGCTACGACATCAAGATCAAGAGTGAGGAGCGTCGCATTTTGGATCACGTCGACGGCTGGGTCAAACCAGGCACTTTGACAGCACTCATGGGTGTTTCTGGTGCCGGTAAGACGACACTTTTGGACGTGCTGGCTACTCGCGTCACCATGGGTGTCATTTCTGGCGACATGCTCGTTGATGGCCGCCAACGTGATTCCTCGTTCCAGCGAAAGACCGGATATGTGCAACAACAGGATCTGCATCTTCAGACTTCGACTGTTCGTGAGGCGTTGAACTTCAGCGCACTGCTGCGTCAGCCCAAGTCTACACCCAAGGCCGCAAAGCTCGAATACGTCAACGAAGTAATCAAGCTCCTGGACATGGAGGAATACGCCGATGCAGTTGTCGGTGTGCCCGGTGAAGGTCTCAACGTCGAGCAGCGAAAGCGTCTCACCATTGGTGTTGAGCTTGCGGCCAAGCCAGAATTGCTTCTGTTCCTTGACGAGCCAACATCCGGTCTCGACTCTCAAACATCTTGGGCCATTTGCGATCTGATGGAGAAGCTCAAGAACTCCGGTCAAGCAATTCTGTGCACTATTCACCAGCCTTCGGCCATGTTGTTCCAACGCTTCGACCGCTTGCTCTTCCTTGCGAAGGGTGGTCGCACCGTCTACTTTGGCGACGTTGGCGAGAACTCGCACATCCTGTCCGCTTACTTCGAGCGCAATGGTGGACACAAGTGTCCTGCTGATGCCAACCCAGCAGAGTGGATGCTTGAAGTCATTGGCGCTGCGCCCGGTACCACCACCGACATCGACTGGCACCAAGTGTGGCGCAACAGCCCAGAGTACAGAGAAGTCCAGGAACACCTAGCTTACCTCGCAAGCGAGCGACCCAAGCAGACCGAGCCATCTTCGAACGAGAACGACGCCGAAAGCTACCGCGAATTCGCCGCACCATTCGGCGAGCAACTCATGCAAGTCACGATCCGTGTCTTCCAACAATACTGGCGAACACCCTCCTACATCTACTCGAAGACCGCGCTCTGTCTCTTCTCGGCCCTCTTCATCGGCTTCATCTTCTACAACGCACCAGTCACGCACCAAGGTCTCCAGAACCAAATGTTCTCAATCTTCATGACTTTCACCATCTTCGGCCAGCTCGTCCAGCAGATAATGCCGCACTTCGTTACGCAACGTGCACTCTACGAGGTTCGTGAGCGACCGTCGAAGACGTACAGCTGGCAGTCGTTCATGATCAGCAACATTGCGGTTGAACTGCCGTGGAATGCGCTCATGGCGGTAATTATGTTCTTCTGCTACTACTACCCTGTCGGCCTCTACAACAATGCAGCCTCGACTGGCGCCACACATGAGCGAGGAGCGCTGTTCTTCCTCTTCATGCTGGAGTTCCTGCTCTTCACCTCCTCATTCACGAACATGATCATCGCCGGCATGGACAGTGCGGAGACAGGTGGTAACATCGCCAACTTGATGTTCACCCTCTGCCTCATCTTCTGTGGTGTCCTCGCGACACCAGAGAGTCTGCCTGGGTTCTG GATCTTCATGTACCGCATCTCCCCCTTCACCTACCTCGTCGGCGGCTTCCTCGCCACCGGCATCGCCAACACCGCCGTCACCTGCGCCGACAACGAATTCCTCACCTTCCAACCCGGCCAAGCTGGCCAGACTTGCATCGACTACATGCGAGACTACATCGCCGACTTCGGCGGGTACTTGCAGAATGACCAGGCCACTTCCGACTGCCAATATTGTAGTTATGATGACTCGAACGTCTTCCTCCAGAGCGTGAACATCGATTATGCGGATAGGTGGAGGAACTTTGGGATTCTGTGGGCGTTTATTATCTTCAATATTTTTGCGGCTGTGTTCTTTTACTGGCTGGTTAGGGTGCCGAAGAAGGCGGGTAGGGGgaagaaggagaagaaggcGTGA